A single window of Enoplosus armatus isolate fEnoArm2 chromosome 22, fEnoArm2.hap1, whole genome shotgun sequence DNA harbors:
- the llph gene encoding protein LLP homolog isoform X2 — protein sequence MAKSLRSKWKRKMRAEKRKKNAPKELARLKQALSLDKKGEAVMTDMQEIATVVPADKIKKQTDMDMGEVEDDGKMDMDSKRSKKTQLNENGQYPVWMSQRQAKKLKSKRTTKKGGQGKKKKGISW from the exons ATGGCCAAAAGTCTGCGGAGCAAATGGAAGAGGAAGATGCGcgcagagaagaggaagaaaaatgctCCCAAGGAGCTGGcccgtctgaaacaagctcTGAGTCTGGATAAGAAAGGAGAAGCTGTCATGACTGACATGCAGGAGATCGCCACTGTGGTGCCAGCTGACAAGATTaagaagcagacagacatgGATATGGGGGAGGTAGAGGATG ATGGGAAGATGGACATGGACAGCAAGCGCAGCAAGAAAACTCAGTTGAATGAAAATGGTCAATACCCTGTGTGGATGAGTCAACGGCAGGCCAAGAAACTGAAAAGCAAACGGACGACAAAGAAAGGTGGCCagggcaagaagaagaagggcaTCTCCTGGTGA
- the llph gene encoding protein LLP homolog isoform X1 encodes MAKSLRSKWKRKMRAEKRKKNAPKELARLKQALSLDKKGEAVMTDMQEIATVVPADKIKKQTDMDMGEVEDGDGKMDMDSKRSKKTQLNENGQYPVWMSQRQAKKLKSKRTTKKGGQGKKKKGISW; translated from the exons ATGGCCAAAAGTCTGCGGAGCAAATGGAAGAGGAAGATGCGcgcagagaagaggaagaaaaatgctCCCAAGGAGCTGGcccgtctgaaacaagctcTGAGTCTGGATAAGAAAGGAGAAGCTGTCATGACTGACATGCAGGAGATCGCCACTGTGGTGCCAGCTGACAAGATTaagaagcagacagacatgGATATGGGGGAGGTAGAGGATGGCG ATGGGAAGATGGACATGGACAGCAAGCGCAGCAAGAAAACTCAGTTGAATGAAAATGGTCAATACCCTGTGTGGATGAGTCAACGGCAGGCCAAGAAACTGAAAAGCAAACGGACGACAAAGAAAGGTGGCCagggcaagaagaagaagggcaTCTCCTGGTGA
- the pex26 gene encoding peroxisome assembly protein 26 isoform X1, with the protein MSGCSTSLARSPPLTSSLTQMSNMLDTAAEQMMVHRDFQAAFDTCDKCLDTLANMEQEDNRCGEIKAGFCILGIQALAELNQWHGVVFWVLQQYEHQVKIPAKIMQMCILLYSKVGEPAVMQEAARAWLRCPSNSRVIGFGTVAELYLLHVLVPLGHRDEALELIDGEVGCGAFTEDQRQTALEIVEEKERQNQEPPLNPRIGPNSEVTAQTVSTQGALIHKLGTMLKFCYRKLLLTGSGSFPLRRVFLAAVLLYMLFLRMDPALPSSFMWISKLHQLLKQMWSAMFAPYYQALTQSKGL; encoded by the exons ATGAGCGGCTGTTCAACCAGCCTGGCCCGCAGCCCTCCGCTCACTTCTTCTTTAACACAGATGTCCAACATGTTGGACACTGCTGCAGAGCAAATGATGGTCCACAGAGACTTCCAGGCAGCCTTTGACACGTGCGACAAATGCCTGGACACTCTCGCCAACATGGAGCAGGAGGACAACAG ATGTGGAGAGATTAAGGCTGGCTTCTGCATCTTAGGTATCCAAGCATTGGCTGAGCTGAATCAGTGGCATGGTGTCGTCTTCTGGGTCCTTCAGCAGTATGAGCACCAGGTGAAAATACCAGCTAAAATAATGCAGATGTG CATACTCCTTTACTCCAAGGTGGGAGAGCCAGCCGTGATGCAGGAGGCAGCCAGAGCCTGGTTACGCTGCCCGTCCAACAGCAGAGTGATAGGATTCGGGACGGTGGCAGAGCTGTACCTGCTGCATGTCCTCGTGCCTCTGGGACACAGAGATGAGGCTCTGGAGCTGATCGACGGGGAGGTTGGATGCGGTGCGTTCACAGAGGACCAGAGGCAGACGGCACTGGAAATTGTAGAAGAAAAAGAGCGACAGAATCAAGAACCGCCTCTAAATCCCAGGATCGGTCCAAACTCTGAGGTCACTGCACAAACTGTCTCAACTCAAG GAGCTTTAATCCATAAACTTGGAACCATGCTCAAGTTTTGCTACAGAAAGCTGTTGCTGACCGGCTCCGGCTCATTCCCTCTCCGGAGAGTCTTTCTGGCTGCCGTCCTCCTCTACATGCTTTTTCTTCGAATGGATCCAG CTCTTCCATCTTCATTCATGTGGATTTCCAAACTTCATCAACTGCTCAAACAGATGTGGAGTGCCATGTTTGCACCATATTATCAGGCTCTCACTCAGAGCAAAGGACTGTAA
- the pex26 gene encoding peroxisome assembly protein 26 isoform X2, translating to MSNMLDTAAEQMMVHRDFQAAFDTCDKCLDTLANMEQEDNRCGEIKAGFCILGIQALAELNQWHGVVFWVLQQYEHQVKIPAKIMQMCILLYSKVGEPAVMQEAARAWLRCPSNSRVIGFGTVAELYLLHVLVPLGHRDEALELIDGEVGCGAFTEDQRQTALEIVEEKERQNQEPPLNPRIGPNSEVTAQTVSTQGALIHKLGTMLKFCYRKLLLTGSGSFPLRRVFLAAVLLYMLFLRMDPALPSSFMWISKLHQLLKQMWSAMFAPYYQALTQSKGL from the exons ATGTCCAACATGTTGGACACTGCTGCAGAGCAAATGATGGTCCACAGAGACTTCCAGGCAGCCTTTGACACGTGCGACAAATGCCTGGACACTCTCGCCAACATGGAGCAGGAGGACAACAG ATGTGGAGAGATTAAGGCTGGCTTCTGCATCTTAGGTATCCAAGCATTGGCTGAGCTGAATCAGTGGCATGGTGTCGTCTTCTGGGTCCTTCAGCAGTATGAGCACCAGGTGAAAATACCAGCTAAAATAATGCAGATGTG CATACTCCTTTACTCCAAGGTGGGAGAGCCAGCCGTGATGCAGGAGGCAGCCAGAGCCTGGTTACGCTGCCCGTCCAACAGCAGAGTGATAGGATTCGGGACGGTGGCAGAGCTGTACCTGCTGCATGTCCTCGTGCCTCTGGGACACAGAGATGAGGCTCTGGAGCTGATCGACGGGGAGGTTGGATGCGGTGCGTTCACAGAGGACCAGAGGCAGACGGCACTGGAAATTGTAGAAGAAAAAGAGCGACAGAATCAAGAACCGCCTCTAAATCCCAGGATCGGTCCAAACTCTGAGGTCACTGCACAAACTGTCTCAACTCAAG GAGCTTTAATCCATAAACTTGGAACCATGCTCAAGTTTTGCTACAGAAAGCTGTTGCTGACCGGCTCCGGCTCATTCCCTCTCCGGAGAGTCTTTCTGGCTGCCGTCCTCCTCTACATGCTTTTTCTTCGAATGGATCCAG CTCTTCCATCTTCATTCATGTGGATTTCCAAACTTCATCAACTGCTCAAACAGATGTGGAGTGCCATGTTTGCACCATATTATCAGGCTCTCACTCAGAGCAAAGGACTGTAA
- the usp18 gene encoding ubl carboxyl-terminal hydrolase 18 isoform X1 — MSDGLCWFLSKLTLRDFSLGMRGLSNYRLSCCVNTLLQTFSATWELADLLDKWEAADVKADSHNVPLQLKKVLAAMRSDLPQPAPHHDFLHCLDRNCVRLFLQHDADEVFLSILNLMQQQIDDRNLALEIQNLYKISVETHLQCLECNSFQTQTSYLLSLPLHIKEDHNSLEGCMTSFFAHQELRGIDCCFCEQCEKKTPSKQDVKPLSLPQILCMPLKRFRNSRGCTRKLDCRVTFPETFDFSEILKKAFSSDFAQVLFFFFLCISHKSSKRIFCHPHIYYLFQNDCKYTLHAVVVHSGEATFGHYTAYVRHRMNQHWYYADDSHVEQVSWKRVQTSYGGHERSTAYMLLYRRDLKEEAQQPELSG; from the exons ATGTCTGACGGACTCTGCTGGTTTTTGTCAAAACTTACTCTGAGGGACTTCAGCCTCG GAATGAGAGGCCTCTCCAACTACCGTCTGTCCTGCTGCGTGAACACTTTACTGCAGACCTTCTCTGCTACCTGGGAACTAGCAGACCTACTAGACAA GTGGGAAGCAGCTGATGTGAAAGCGGACAGTCATAATGTCCCCCTGCAGCTAAAGAAGGTTCTGGCGGCCATGAGGAGCGACCTCCCTCAGCCTGCTCCCCATCATGACTTCCTCCACTGTCTGGACAGAAACTGTGTTCGAc tttttttgcAGCACGATGCTGATGAGGTGTTCCTCTCCATCCTGAACTTAATGCAACAGCAGATAGACGACAGAAATCTG GCTCTTGAAATCCAGAATCTGTACAAGATTTCTGTGGAGACGCACCTGCAGTGTTTAGAGTGCAACTCCTTCCAGACTCAGACCAGCTACCTGCTCAGCCTGCCTCTGCATATAAAGGAAGATCACAATTCTCTG GAAGGCTGCATGACGTCGTTCTTTGCACATCAGGAGCTGCGGGGCATAGATTGCTGCTTTTGTGAACAATGTGAAAAGAAGACGCCATCTAAACAG GATGTCAAACCGCTCTCCCTGCCTCAGATCTTGTGCATGCCTCTGAAGAGGTTTCGGAATAGCCGTGGTTGCACCCGAAAACTTGATTGCAGAGTTACCTTTCCAGAAACCTTTGACTTCTCTGAGATTCTTAAAAAGGCGTTTTCCTCAGACTTTGCCcaggtacttttttttttttttttatgtatttcccATAAATCATCCAAACGTATCTTTTGTCATccacacatttattatttattccagAATGACTGCAAATACACTTTGCATGCAGTGGTGGTGCACTCTGGTGAGGCAACGTTCGGGCACTACACTGCCTACGTTCGTCACAGGATGAACCAGCACTGGTATTATGCAGATGACAGCCACGTAGAACAG GTCTCCTGGAAAAGAGTGCAGACATCATATGGAGGACATGAAAG AAGCACAGCGTACATGTTGTTGTACAGAAGAGATTTGAAGGAGGAGGCACAACAACCTGAACTCTCCGGCTGA
- the usp18 gene encoding ubl carboxyl-terminal hydrolase 18 isoform X2, translated as MSDGLCWFLSKLTLRDFSLGMRGLSNYRLSCCVNTLLQTFSATWELADLLDKWEAADVKADSHNVPLQLKKVLAAMRSDLPQPAPHHDFLHCLDRNCVRLFLQHDADEVFLSILNLMQQQIDDRNLALEIQNLYKISVETHLQCLECNSFQTQTSYLLSLPLHIKEDHNSLEGCMTSFFAHQELRGIDCCFCEQCEKKTPSKQDVKPLSLPQILCMPLKRFRNSRGCTRKLDCRVTFPETFDFSEILKKAFSSDFAQNDCKYTLHAVVVHSGEATFGHYTAYVRHRMNQHWYYADDSHVEQVSWKRVQTSYGGHERSTAYMLLYRRDLKEEAQQPELSG; from the exons ATGTCTGACGGACTCTGCTGGTTTTTGTCAAAACTTACTCTGAGGGACTTCAGCCTCG GAATGAGAGGCCTCTCCAACTACCGTCTGTCCTGCTGCGTGAACACTTTACTGCAGACCTTCTCTGCTACCTGGGAACTAGCAGACCTACTAGACAA GTGGGAAGCAGCTGATGTGAAAGCGGACAGTCATAATGTCCCCCTGCAGCTAAAGAAGGTTCTGGCGGCCATGAGGAGCGACCTCCCTCAGCCTGCTCCCCATCATGACTTCCTCCACTGTCTGGACAGAAACTGTGTTCGAc tttttttgcAGCACGATGCTGATGAGGTGTTCCTCTCCATCCTGAACTTAATGCAACAGCAGATAGACGACAGAAATCTG GCTCTTGAAATCCAGAATCTGTACAAGATTTCTGTGGAGACGCACCTGCAGTGTTTAGAGTGCAACTCCTTCCAGACTCAGACCAGCTACCTGCTCAGCCTGCCTCTGCATATAAAGGAAGATCACAATTCTCTG GAAGGCTGCATGACGTCGTTCTTTGCACATCAGGAGCTGCGGGGCATAGATTGCTGCTTTTGTGAACAATGTGAAAAGAAGACGCCATCTAAACAG GATGTCAAACCGCTCTCCCTGCCTCAGATCTTGTGCATGCCTCTGAAGAGGTTTCGGAATAGCCGTGGTTGCACCCGAAAACTTGATTGCAGAGTTACCTTTCCAGAAACCTTTGACTTCTCTGAGATTCTTAAAAAGGCGTTTTCCTCAGACTTTGCCcag AATGACTGCAAATACACTTTGCATGCAGTGGTGGTGCACTCTGGTGAGGCAACGTTCGGGCACTACACTGCCTACGTTCGTCACAGGATGAACCAGCACTGGTATTATGCAGATGACAGCCACGTAGAACAG GTCTCCTGGAAAAGAGTGCAGACATCATATGGAGGACATGAAAG AAGCACAGCGTACATGTTGTTGTACAGAAGAGATTTGAAGGAGGAGGCACAACAACCTGAACTCTCCGGCTGA